From Corvus cornix cornix isolate S_Up_H32 chromosome 1A, ASM73873v5, whole genome shotgun sequence, a single genomic window includes:
- the SPX gene encoding spexin, which produces MKGLHKLTASALALFLAASFVTFSWSAPQTHFQRRNWTPQAMLYLKGAQGRRFISDESQRKDLYDRVQLETRSQNTNPLSLSEAAALFLRSLQKAQEAEEENSDHPGYLADNLSNW; this is translated from the exons ATGAAG GGGCTGCATAAACTCACAGCGTCTGCCCTGGCCCTGTTCCTGGCTGCATCCTTCGTCACCTTCTCCTGGAGTGCTCCTCAG ACTCACTTCCAAAGGAGAAACTGGACTCCTCAGGCCATGCTCTATTTGAAGGGTGCAC AGGGACGTCGCTTCATCTCAGATGAGAGCCAGAGGAAGGACCTGTATGACAGAGTGCAGCTCG AAACACGCAGCCAAAACACAAATCCTTTATCTctttctgaagctgctgcacTGTTCCTTAGATCCTTACAGAAAGCACAAGAAG cggaggaagaaaacagtgatCACCCTGGCTACTTGGCAGACAATCTATCGAATTggtga